Sequence from the Candidatus Limnocylindria bacterium genome:
GCGAGGCGGTCGTCGGCGCTGCTGAGCTTCGCGCCCGTGAGCTGACCGATGCGACGCAGGCGCTGCCGCACCGTGTTGCGGTGCAGGTACAGCTCGCGCGCTACCCCATTCACGCTGCCGTGGAGCTTGAGATACGCCTCGAGCGTTCGGACGAGATCGGCGTACCGCTCGTCGTCGGCGAGCGGTCCGAGCACGCGCTCGGCGAACGCCTCGATGTCGCTCTCCGGCTGGCCCAGGACGAACCGGTACGGACCGAGGTCGTCGAAATGCGTCGTCTTCGCCTTGCCGCCGTTCGTGCGCGCGAGCGAGACGGCCTGCTCGGCCTGGAGGAGCGCGAGATGCGCGCCGGTCGCCCCGCGCTTCGGACCCGACACGGCGACCGAGAGCTGGTCGTCGTCCGCCTCCTTCGAGACGCGACGGCGCAGCCGCTCCCCTTCGCTGCGCGCGTCGACGTCCTCATCCACTTCGAAGACCGCCGCAACCACGTCCGAGCGCGTCCGGACGACCTTCGCGTCGGCCGGGGCGGCCGCGGTCACCGCTGTCCGCAGATGCCCATTGGCGATCCGGCTCGAGAATGCGATCGCCAGATATCTCGTGTCACTCATCTCTTTCCTCCCTAGAAATCAAAAGGCCTCCCTTTTGGGAGGCCGGTGCTGAACGCTGAGAACGGGTCTGCGAGCTAGCTGCCGCCTCCCAAACCGTGGTCGCCCATCGCACAGACGCAGGTGCAATGGGCTTCGGGCATGGCCATGGCGCAGCAGCGATAAAGCATCTGCGATGAAATTAGTGCCACACCTGCGCCACGTCAACGGTTCTGCGAGGATTGCCGGCATCCCATGAGCCCCTCTTTCCGACTCGCCGTCATCGGCGGCGACGGCATCGGCCCCGAGGTCACCCGCGCAGCGCTGCGCGTCCTCGACGCGGCCGAGGGGCGTTTCGGCTTTTCCACGGTGCGCGAGGAATTGCGGTGGTCGTCGGCGCGTTACGTAGAGTCGGCCGGAAAGATCACGCCCGAGGACATCGACGGTCTGCGGGCCTTCGACGCGATCCTGTTCGGGGCGATCGGCGATCCGCGCGCCCCGCGCGGCGTCGTCGAGCGGGACGTCATCCTCGGCATGCGCCGCCAGCTCGACCTGTACGTCAACCTCCGCCCCATCGTCGCCTACGACGACCGGCTCGTGCCGCTGAAAGGCAAGCGTGCCGAGGACATCGACCTCGTCGTCGTGCGCGAGAACACCGAGGACGTCTACACCCAGACCGGCAAGATCACCGGAAGCGGCAAGGACGAGGTCGCCGAGGTGCCGATGCGCTTCACGCGCCCGGGCATCGAGCGCGTGGTCCGTTACGCGTTCGAGCTCGCGCGCACGCGCCCGGATCGGCACCTCACGCTCGTCGACAAGGCGAACGCGATCCCCGTGCAGGAGCTGTGGCGCCGGATCTTCGACGAGATCGGCGAGCAGTTCGCCGAAGTGACGCG
This genomic interval carries:
- a CDS encoding helix-turn-helix domain-containing protein, which translates into the protein MSDTRYLAIAFSSRIANGHLRTAVTAAAPADAKVVRTRSDVVAAVFEVDEDVDARSEGERLRRRVSKEADDDQLSVAVSGPKRGATGAHLALLQAEQAVSLARTNGGKAKTTHFDDLGPYRFVLGQPESDIEAFAERVLGPLADDERYADLVRTLEAYLKLHGSVNGVARELYLHRNTVRQRLRRIGQLTGAKLSSADDRLA
- a CDS encoding isocitrate/isopropylmalate family dehydrogenase, with the protein product MSPSFRLAVIGGDGIGPEVTRAALRVLDAAEGRFGFSTVREELRWSSARYVESAGKITPEDIDGLRAFDAILFGAIGDPRAPRGVVERDVILGMRRQLDLYVNLRPIVAYDDRLVPLKGKRAEDIDLVVVRENTEDVYTQTGKITGSGKDEVAEVPMRFTRPGIERVVRYAFELARTRPDRHLTLVDKANAIPVQELWRRIFDEIGEQFAEVTRDAMYVDAACMWLVLRPEQFDTIVTTNLFGDIITDLGAAICGGLGVAASGNINPGKVSMFEPIHGSAPKYAGKGVASPIGAIGAVALMLEYLGQSDASRAIEDAVRAGLQGSRIKGVEAGSQKTDEVANIVAMAVAG